A genomic region of Caenorhabditis elegans chromosome V contains the following coding sequences:
- the erg-28 gene encoding putative ergosterol biosynthetic protein 28 homolog (Confirmed by transcript evidence), producing the protein MERSTRAWMSIVVVQAMGSVWMCYAKQNSASHYTSTLPALSRAHALPLALLCILRIVLIFDFRNFSIHIAHILLSILTAIHTMTEVFFYQSMSYGIVTVTEVTLNSFSVVVMLTFLLSPSFKNEQEGKEKRARKVTAKHYMEGEMLTPEDDDELVQAYKKWK; encoded by the exons atggaGAGAAGCACCAGAGCATGGATGTCAATAGTTGTAGTTCAAGCAATGGGAAGTGTATGGATGTGCTATGCAAAACAGAATTCTGCATCTCACTATACTTCAACATTGCCAGCTCTTTCTAGAGCTCATGCTCTTCCGTTGGCATTGCTTTGTATCTTGAG aatcgtTCTAATCTTCGACTTTCGTAACTTCTCAATTCACATTGCTCACATTCTGCTCTCAATCCTCACAGCCATCCATACAATGACTGAAGTATTCTTCTATCAATCTATGTCTTATGGAATTGTCACTGTCACAGAAGTCACTCTCAACAGTTTTTCAGTTGTTGTTATGCTAACTTTCCTACTCTCTCCATCATTCAAAAACGAAcaagaaggaaaagaaaaacgagCTAGAAAAGTGACAGCAAAACACTATATGGAAGGAGAAATGCTTACTCCGGAAGATGACGATGAACTTGTTCAGGCgtacaaaaaatggaaataa
- the cyc-2.2 gene encoding putative cytochrome c 2.2 (Confirmed by transcript evidence): MGKKKSDTASGGAIPEGDNEKGKKIFKQRCEQCHVVNSLQTKTGPTLNGVIGRQSGQVAGFDYSAANKNKGVVWDRQTLFDYLADPKKYIPGTKMVFAGLKKADERADLIKFIEVEAAKKPSA; encoded by the exons ATGGGCAAGAAGAAGTCTGATACGGCATCCGGTGGAGCTATTCCAGAAGGAGACAATGAGAAAGGAAAGAAG atcttcAAACAACGTTGCGAGCAATGTCACGTTGTCAACTCATTGCAAACAAAGACTGGACCAACATTGAACGGAGTGATTGGAAGACAATCCGGACAAGTTGCTGGATTTGACTACTCGGCTGCCAACAAGAATAAAGGAGTTGTATGGGACAGACAAACACTTTTCGACTATTTGGCTGATCCGAAAAAGTACATCCCCGGAACTAAG atggtcTTCGCTGGTTTGAAGAAAGCTGACGAACGAGCTGATCTCATCAAATTTATTGAAGTGGAAGCTGCCAAGAAACCATCGGCATAA
- the ZC116.1 gene encoding Prion-like-(Q/N-rich)-domain-bearing protein (Confirmed by transcript evidence) encodes MDGIKEKHTIVEFFRSFFRNATDDDSIGLDTPIEIRYKNDQTKNLHHFCSLQSNEMNTLLALCSLLAVASAQYLYYPTSYYTPYYYYYPTAAVAGTTGVAQQTQAGGASQQAYAQQQPQQNQQYAQGTQQQQQQYYPQQTQQGQQQQTLQYQQGVQQQPVQYDQSGNTQQVQYDQSSQMQQQPQQQQQYTPQYDQSGNTQNHQQGTQQTGAVAAQPPYYYYTSPYYYYAYGRK; translated from the exons ATGGATggaataaaagaaaaacatacaATCGTGGAgttttttcgcagtttttttcGGAATGCAACTGATGATGACAGTATTGGGTTAGACACACCCATTGAAATAAGGTATAAAAATGATCAAACGAAAAATCTTCACCATTTCTGCTCACTTCAATCGAACGAAATGAACAC CCTCCTTGCTCTTTGCTCACTTCTTGCTGTGGCTTCTGCCCAATACTTGTATTATCCAACAAGTTATTACACACCATACTATTACTATTATCCAACCGCTGCAGTTGCTGGTACCACTGGAGTTGCTCAGCAAACTCAGGCTGGTGGAGCTTCCCAACAAGCTTATGCTCAACAGCAACCACAACAAAACCAACAGTATGCTCAAGGAAcccaacaacaacaacaacagtaTTATCCACAACAAACGCAACAGGGTCAGCAACAACAAACTCTTCAATACCAACAAGGAGTTCAACAGCAACCAGTACAGTATGATCAATCAGGAAATACCCAACAGGTTCAATATGATCAATCATCCCAAATGCAGCAACAaccacaacaacaacagcaatACACGCCTCAATATGATCAATCTGGAAATACTCAAAATCATCAGCAAGGAACTCAACAGACTGGAGCTGTGGCTGCTCAGCCACCTTACTACTATTATACATCTCCATACTATTATTATGCTTATGGAAGAAAATAG
- the ZC116.5 gene encoding Conserved secreted protein (Partially confirmed by transcript evidence), which produces MKTFLALFSLLAVASAQHLYYPTSYYTPYYYYYPTATVGAAATQQTDFSNQQIYAQQPQQQQTQYAQGNQQYSGTVQRDQSGNVQQTGSVAAAAQPLYYYTYPYYYTYGRK; this is translated from the exons ATGAAGAC tttccttGCTCTGTTCTCCCTTCTTGCTGTGGCCTCTGCGCAACACTTGTACTATCCAACGAGCTATTATACTCCATACTATTACTATTATCCTACAGCTACAGTTGGTGCAGCAGCCACCCAACAAACAGATTTTAGTAATCAACAAATATATGCCCAACAACCTCAACAACAGCAGACTCAATATGCACAGGGAAATCAACAATATAGTGGAACAGTTCAACGAGATCAATCTGGAAATGTTCAACAAACAGGATCGGTTGCAGCAGCAGCTCAACCTCTGTACTATTACACTTATCCATATTATTACACATATGGAAGAAAGTGA